The Beijerinckiaceae bacterium genome has a window encoding:
- a CDS encoding phosphoribosyl-AMP cyclohydrolase, with product MGSPSSSPPGPNINPAAKHEQEEGATFSPRFDENGLIVCVVRAVQDGQVLMLAYMNDEALRLTIETGIAHFWSRSRKCLWRKGDTSGQVQKVTEIRTDCDQDALLLTVEPGGDGGVCHTGRRSCFYRKIEFDGAAVTLVFD from the coding sequence ATGGGCTCGCCCTCCTCGTCACCGCCTGGGCCAAACATCAACCCGGCCGCGAAGCATGAACAGGAGGAGGGAGCGACTTTCTCGCCGCGATTCGACGAGAACGGCCTCATTGTCTGTGTGGTCCGGGCCGTGCAGGACGGCCAAGTCCTCATGCTCGCCTACATGAATGACGAGGCCCTTCGCCTAACGATTGAGACAGGCATTGCACATTTTTGGTCCCGCTCGCGAAAATGCCTATGGCGCAAGGGCGACACCTCCGGACAAGTGCAAAAAGTCACTGAAATCAGGACGGATTGCGACCAAGATGCATTGCTTCTAACGGTTGAACCCGGAGGCGATGGCGGCGTTTGCCACACAGGACGGCGCTCGTGTTTCTACCGCAAAATCGAGTTCGACGGCGCGGCAGTGACGCTTGTTTTCGACTGA
- a CDS encoding inosine-5-monophosphate dehydrogenase produces MTVALILSMKGRDVVVTQPHRTLAEAAAILTAKNIGAAVVVDPHGRVLGLLGERDIVHAVGVVGALALSDPVSKYMITEVVTAPEDECVDDTMQKMTERRFRHIPVVDGEKLVGIVSIGDVVKYRLDQIQHEHQAMREYIATA; encoded by the coding sequence ATGACCGTTGCGCTTATTCTCTCCATGAAGGGAAGGGACGTGGTCGTCACGCAGCCCCATCGGACGTTGGCCGAAGCTGCCGCGATCTTGACTGCGAAAAACATCGGCGCGGCCGTGGTGGTCGATCCTCACGGCCGTGTGCTGGGATTGTTGGGAGAGCGTGACATCGTGCACGCGGTTGGCGTCGTCGGCGCCCTCGCCCTGTCCGATCCTGTTTCCAAATATATGATCACGGAGGTGGTCACAGCGCCCGAAGACGAATGCGTTGACGACACGATGCAAAAGATGACTGAGCGGCGATTCCGCCATATCCCGGTCGTCGACGGGGAAAAGCTGGTCGGCATCGTGTCGATCGGGGACGTCGTCAAATATCGGCTCGATCAAATCCAACACGAGCATCAGGCAATGCGCGAATATATCGCGACGGCATAA
- a CDS encoding membrane protein insertion efficiency factor YidD, with protein MQRLSRFGRRAAHMAIRGYQLTLSSIAGTHCRHLPTCSSYMDEAIARHGLWAGGVMGLARLCRCHPWGSSGFDPVPQTLPPHAHWLRPWTFVTRPTADGDKKQS; from the coding sequence ATGCAACGATTGTCTCGTTTCGGCCGCCGCGCCGCGCATATGGCTATCCGCGGCTATCAGCTCACTTTGTCCTCGATCGCCGGGACCCACTGTCGCCACCTGCCGACATGTTCGTCCTATATGGACGAGGCGATCGCGCGGCATGGGCTTTGGGCGGGCGGCGTGATGGGCCTTGCGCGGCTTTGCCGGTGTCATCCCTGGGGGTCTTCAGGCTTCGATCCCGTGCCGCAGACCCTGCCTCCGCATGCCCACTGGCTGCGGCCGTGGACGTTTGTCACGCGGCCGACAGCAGACGGCGACAAGAAACAGTCTTAG
- the folE gene encoding GTP cyclohydrolase I FolE: MDAVVKSLLERPQPQPNSSPVTRPTREEAEAAVRVLLRWTGDDPSREGLRDTPKRVAKAFEEFFSGYREDPNSVLARVFEEVHGYDDMVLLRDIPFFSHCEHHMVPFFGVAHVAYYPSEVGVVGLSKLARLIDIYAKRLQTQEALTAQIVGSIDRELRPRGCAVMLEAEHMCMSMRGVRKHGSDTVTTQFTGIFRDDPAEQVRFLTMVRGK; the protein is encoded by the coding sequence ATGGATGCCGTGGTTAAGTCCTTGCTTGAACGTCCGCAGCCGCAACCCAATTCTTCCCCGGTTACCCGTCCAACCCGCGAGGAGGCCGAGGCGGCCGTGCGCGTTCTGTTGCGCTGGACTGGCGACGACCCTTCGCGAGAAGGTTTACGCGATACGCCGAAACGGGTTGCCAAGGCGTTCGAAGAGTTCTTTTCCGGCTATCGCGAAGACCCGAACAGCGTTCTGGCGCGGGTGTTCGAGGAAGTCCATGGCTATGACGATATGGTGCTGCTGCGGGACATCCCGTTCTTTTCGCATTGCGAGCACCACATGGTCCCTTTTTTCGGCGTGGCCCATGTCGCTTATTATCCCTCGGAAGTGGGCGTCGTCGGCCTCTCCAAACTCGCACGGCTGATCGACATCTATGCCAAACGCCTGCAAACCCAGGAGGCGTTGACCGCGCAGATCGTCGGGTCCATCGACCGGGAATTGCGCCCTCGGGGCTGCGCGGTGATGCTTGAGGCCGAGCATATGTGCATGTCGATGCGCGGCGTCCGCAAACACGGCTCGGACACCGTGACGACGCAATTTACCGGCATCTTTCGGGACGATCCCGCTGAGCAGGTCAGGTTCTTGACCATGGTGCGCGGCAAGTAA
- a CDS encoding NTE family protein rssA has translation MPPLYRQNPDTSGDYGVVGKHPFKVRKHGPRVGVALGAGAARGWSHIGVLLELNEHGIYPDVVAGTSIGALVGGCYAAGKLKAIEAFARGLTKKRVMSLMDLSFSGVSFLAGEKLRLALEKELEGKSFEDLEKGFAAVATESGTGHEIWLTKGNLADAIRASYALPGIFEPVKINGRWLFDGALVNPIPVTVCRALGAEVVVAVNLVSDTTFRGTTIHDPLSIERSLESFTLTPPEAERTLSARIFGGMGGNLRRLFGHREDGAPGIANAMMDAFNIAQGRISRSRLAGDPPDVLINARLGKVGLFDFHRAEELIAIGREATRRVLPDIAEDIALTPTESAVSKA, from the coding sequence ATGCCCCCGCTCTACCGCCAAAACCCGGACACTTCGGGCGATTACGGAGTCGTGGGCAAGCATCCCTTTAAGGTACGTAAGCACGGACCGAGGGTCGGCGTCGCGCTTGGCGCTGGAGCGGCCCGCGGCTGGTCGCACATCGGCGTCTTGCTGGAACTCAACGAGCACGGGATTTATCCAGATGTTGTCGCCGGCACCTCGATCGGCGCCTTGGTCGGCGGGTGCTATGCGGCGGGCAAACTCAAGGCCATTGAGGCCTTCGCGCGTGGCCTGACCAAGAAGCGTGTCATGAGCCTGATGGATTTATCATTTTCAGGCGTAAGCTTTCTTGCGGGCGAAAAGCTGCGGCTGGCGCTCGAAAAAGAGCTGGAAGGGAAAAGCTTCGAGGATCTGGAAAAAGGTTTCGCTGCCGTCGCGACCGAGTCCGGCACGGGGCACGAAATTTGGCTGACCAAAGGCAATCTCGCCGACGCCATTCGCGCGTCTTACGCCTTGCCGGGGATTTTTGAGCCGGTGAAGATTAATGGCCGCTGGCTCTTCGATGGTGCGCTCGTCAATCCGATCCCTGTCACGGTCTGCCGCGCGCTTGGAGCCGAGGTGGTTGTCGCCGTCAATCTGGTGAGCGACACAACTTTCCGCGGAACCACCATCCATGATCCGCTCTCGATTGAGCGGTCGCTGGAAAGTTTCACCCTCACTCCCCCGGAAGCGGAGCGGACCTTGAGCGCGCGAATTTTTGGCGGGATGGGCGGAAATTTGCGACGGCTGTTCGGCCATCGCGAGGACGGAGCCCCCGGCATCGCCAATGCGATGATGGATGCTTTCAATATTGCGCAAGGACGAATCTCGCGGTCGCGTCTCGCGGGCGATCCACCGGACGTTCTGATCAATGCGCGGCTCGGCAAAGTCGGCCTGTTCGATTTTCACCGCGCGGAGGAACTCATCGCAATCGGCCGAGAAGCGACGCGTCGGGTGCTTCCGGACATCGCCGAAGACATCGCATTGACGCCCACAGAGAGCGCCGTCTCCAAGGCATAA
- a CDS encoding 23S rRNA (guanosine(2251)-2'-O)-methyltransferase RlmB gives MAAPRPTAPGKSWVTGHKPSTTPRPAPGEQNHAQAPAFRHAAGNLVVLYGFHAVREALRAGRRKLLDIYATKAAADRLAEEIAGAGLQPRIVEAQDLARRLGAGAVHQGVMLETLRLEPLDLSDIVSKSGIVLVLDQISDPHNAGAILRTAAAFGVDAVVMTQRHAPEMTGVVAKAASGGLEHVAIVSVVNLARALEELGESGYLRVGLDSDAADNFAEAPLRRPIALVLGGEGKGLRRLSRENCDLLVRLDMPGAIKSLNVSNACAVALALLHQRSAG, from the coding sequence ATTGCCGCGCCCCGACCCACCGCCCCCGGCAAAAGCTGGGTCACGGGCCACAAGCCGTCGACGACGCCCCGACCCGCGCCCGGCGAACAAAATCACGCCCAGGCACCGGCGTTCCGGCATGCGGCCGGCAACCTCGTCGTTCTTTATGGGTTCCACGCCGTTCGCGAGGCATTGCGCGCGGGGCGCCGCAAACTCCTGGATATTTATGCAACGAAGGCCGCCGCCGATCGGCTGGCCGAGGAAATCGCCGGCGCCGGCTTGCAGCCCCGCATTGTCGAAGCCCAGGATCTCGCGCGCCGGCTTGGCGCCGGAGCCGTCCACCAAGGCGTCATGCTTGAAACGCTTCGGCTGGAGCCTCTCGATCTTTCCGACATCGTTTCAAAGAGCGGGATCGTGCTGGTGCTCGATCAGATCAGCGATCCGCATAATGCCGGCGCTATTTTGCGCACCGCGGCAGCTTTTGGCGTCGACGCGGTGGTGATGACCCAGCGCCATGCGCCGGAGATGACCGGCGTTGTCGCCAAAGCCGCATCCGGCGGTCTCGAACATGTCGCCATCGTCAGCGTGGTCAATCTGGCGCGCGCGCTCGAAGAATTGGGGGAAAGCGGCTATCTGCGCGTCGGGCTTGACTCGGACGCGGCAGACAATTTCGCGGAGGCGCCGCTGCGGCGCCCCATCGCCCTTGTGCTTGGCGGCGAAGGCAAGGGGCTGCGTCGGCTCAGCCGGGAGAATTGCGATTTGCTGGTCCGGCTCGACATGCCCGGCGCCATCAAGAGTCTCAATGTGTCCAATGCCTGCGCCGTGGCCCTTGCCCTGTTGCACCAGCGCTCAGCCGGCTAA
- a CDS encoding iron-sulfur cluster assembly scaffold protein: MLPDIYNHRILDLAGNIPRQGRLAVPDATAKAHSKLCGSTVIVDLVMKDGQVADFAHEVKACALGQAAASIMARNVIGATGPELRALREQVRAMLKENGPPPEGKWADIAMLEPVRDYKARHASTLLTFDATVDCVTQIEARTRAAAE, from the coding sequence ATGCTCCCAGACATATATAATCATCGAATTCTCGACTTGGCAGGAAATATTCCGCGGCAGGGGCGCCTTGCGGTTCCGGATGCGACCGCGAAAGCGCACTCCAAACTCTGCGGCTCGACGGTGATTGTCGATCTTGTCATGAAAGACGGCCAAGTCGCTGATTTCGCGCATGAAGTGAAAGCCTGCGCCCTTGGCCAGGCGGCCGCCTCGATCATGGCGCGCAACGTCATTGGCGCGACTGGACCGGAGCTTCGGGCGCTACGCGAGCAAGTGCGCGCCATGCTCAAGGAAAATGGCCCGCCGCCGGAGGGGAAATGGGCCGACATCGCCATGCTTGAGCCGGTGCGGGATTACAAGGCGCGACACGCCTCGACGCTTCTCACCTTCGATGCGACGGTCGATTGTGTCACGCAGATCGAGGCCAGGACGCGGGCGGCCGCAGAATAG